Within Micromonospora narathiwatensis, the genomic segment GCGGAGCGGCAGGTCGATGAGCGTCAGACGGATCATGGGCACCGAGGTCGAGTACGGCATCTCCGTGCCCGGCCAGGCCGGGGCCAACCCGATGGTCACCTCCTCGCAGGTGGTCAACGCCTACGGGGCGCGCCCGGAGCTCAACCGGGGCGGCCGGGCCCGTTGGGACTACGAGGAGGAGTCGCCGCTGCGCGACGCCCGCGGTTTCACCTACTCCGGGGCCGCGTACGACCCCGCCGAGGCGCTCGCCGACGAGGACCTGGGGCTGGCCAACGTCATACTCACCAACGGGGCCCGGCTCTACGTCGACCACGCCCACCCGGAATACTCCACCCCCGAGGTGACCAACCCCCTCGACCTGGTGCGCTGGGACAAGGCGGGCGAGCGGGTGATGGCCGAGGCGGCCCGGCGGGCCGCCACCATCCCGGGCACCCAGCCCATCCACCTCTACAAGAACAACACCGACAACAAGGGCGCCAGCTACGGCGCCCACGAGAACTACCTGATGCGGCGGCAGACCCCGTTCGCCGACATCGTGGCGTACCTGACGCCGTTCTTCGTCACCCGTCAGGTGGTGTGCGGCGCCGGCCGGGTCGGCATCGGCCAGGACGGTGGCCAGAGCGGCTTCCAGATCTCCCAGCGGGCCGACTTCTTCGAGGTCGAGGTGGGGCTGGAGACCACCCTGAAGCGGCCGATCATCAACACCCGGGACGAGCCGCACGCGGACGCCGACAAGTACCGCCGGCTGCACGTCATCATCGGCGACGCCAACCTGTCGGAGATCTCCACGTACCTCAAGCTGGGCACCACCGCGCTGATCCTCACCATGATCGAGGAGAAGTCGCTCGGCCCCGACCTCGGCATCGCCGACCCGGTCAGCGAGCTGCGGGCGGTCAGCCACGACCCGTCGCTCAAGCACCTGATGCGGCTGCGGGACGGCCGGCGGCTGACCGCCCTGGACGTGCAGTGGGCGTACCTGGAGCGGGTCCGGTCCTTCGTGGACGACCGGTACGGCGACGACGTGGACGCGCAGACCGCCGACGTGCTCGACCGCTGGGAGAGCGTGTTGGACCGGCTCGGCCGCGACGCGTTCCTCTGCGCCGACGAGCTGGACTGGGTGGCCAAGCTGCGGTTGCTGGAGGGCTACCGGGAGCGGGAGCAGCTCGGCTGGGGCGCGCACAAGCTCCAGCTGGTCGACCTGCAGTATTCCGACGTCCGGCCGGAGAAGGGCCTCTATCACCGGCTGGTCTCCCGCGGTGCGATGAAGACCCTGCTCGACGACGAGCAGACGCGCACCGCGATGACCGAGCCGCCGGAGGACACCCGGGCCTACTTCCGCGGTCGCTGCCTGGCCCAGTACGCCTCCGAGGTGGTCGCCGCCAGCTGGGACTCGGTCATCTTCGACGTGGGCCGGGAGTCGCTGGTCCGGGTGCCGATGATGGAGCCCGAGCGGGGCACCCGCAAGCACGTCGGGCAGCTGTTCGACCGGTGCGAGAGCGCCAAGGACCTGCTGGAGACGCTGACCGGGGGCTGAGACGTACCCTGCCGGAAAGCCCGTCCCGCGCCGGAACCCGGCGCGCGGCGGGCTTTTCGTCGCTCTACCGAGGTAAGTTCATCGCAGGCGATCGTGGAGGAGGCAACGATGGCGACCCAAGAAGGCGGCCAGACCCAGCACGGCAAGTCGCACGAGGAGGTCGAGGAGGCCACCGCGCAGGCCAACCCCGAGGTTGCCGAGCGGCACGCCGAGATCACCGAGGACGTCGACGACCTGCTCGACGAGATCGACTCCGTCCTGGAAGAAAACGCAGAGGAGTTCGTGAGGGGATATGTCCAGAAAGGGGGTGAATGAGAAGAATGTCCGATTCGCCCAGCGAGTCGGACAAGAAGTGCCCGCAATGTGAGCGGTTGTTGCCCGTCACGGACTTCCACCGCAACCGGCGGCGGGCGGACGGGCGCGCCTGTTACTGCAAGACTTGTGCGGCGGCACGCTCGCAGGCGAGCCGCCGCAAGCGCGGGATCGGACCGCAGAAGAGATCTTCGGTTCCGCGGACGGCACTCTTACTGCAAGCCCTGCCACAACGCCTGCGGTAAGGAGACCGCGCAGCGGCTCTACGGCGGCACGCGCGAGTACCACCTGCGGCGGCGGTACGGGATCGGGGAGAAGGAGTTTCAGGAGCTCCTCGCCGAGCAGGGCGGTGCCTGCGCGGTCTGCGGCGACCCCGATCCGGAACATGTGGACCACGATCATCGCACCGGGTGGGTGCGCGGGATACTCTGCTTCAACTGCAATGGCGGTCTTGGTCAGTTCCGCGACAGTCCGGTGAGGCTGGCCGGGGCGATCACGTACCTGAGAGGAACTACGTGGCAGCGGGCTTTGATCCATCCGGGCGTCTACCAGATGCGTTCACCAACGCGGGGACGTCCTCCTTCACAGCGTTCCTGAGCAAGGTCGCCCCCGAGATGCTGCCCGGCCGGAGGCCGCTGCCGCCCGGCATGGCCGCCGACATGGCGCCGCACGCAACGACCATCGTGGCCATGTCGGCCGCCGGTGGCGTGGTGATGGCCGGCGACCGGCGCGCCACGATGGGCAACCTGATCGCCCAGCGGGACATCGAGAAGGTGCACCCGGCCGACGCGTACTCGCTGGTCGGCATCGCGGGCACCGCGGGCATCGGCATCGAGCTGATGCGACTGTTCCAGGTGGAGCTCGAACACTACGAGAAGATCGAGGGCGCGATGCTCTCGCTCGACGGCAAGGCCAACCGGCTGGCGTCGATGATCCGGGGCAACCTGGGCGCGGCCATGCAGGGCCTCGCGGTGATCCCGCTCTTCGCCGGCTTCGACCTGGCGGCCGGCGACCCGGCCCGGGCCGGTCGGATCTTCAGCTTCGACGTCACCGGCGGCCCGTACGAGGAGACCGGCTACGACGCGATCGGTTCCGGCTCCCTGTTCGCCAAGTCGGCGCTGAAGAAGCGGTTCCGCGCGGGCCAGTCGATCGACGACG encodes:
- the dop gene encoding depupylase/deamidase Dop gives rise to the protein MSVRRIMGTEVEYGISVPGQAGANPMVTSSQVVNAYGARPELNRGGRARWDYEEESPLRDARGFTYSGAAYDPAEALADEDLGLANVILTNGARLYVDHAHPEYSTPEVTNPLDLVRWDKAGERVMAEAARRAATIPGTQPIHLYKNNTDNKGASYGAHENYLMRRQTPFADIVAYLTPFFVTRQVVCGAGRVGIGQDGGQSGFQISQRADFFEVEVGLETTLKRPIINTRDEPHADADKYRRLHVIIGDANLSEISTYLKLGTTALILTMIEEKSLGPDLGIADPVSELRAVSHDPSLKHLMRLRDGRRLTALDVQWAYLERVRSFVDDRYGDDVDAQTADVLDRWESVLDRLGRDAFLCADELDWVAKLRLLEGYREREQLGWGAHKLQLVDLQYSDVRPEKGLYHRLVSRGAMKTLLDDEQTRTAMTEPPEDTRAYFRGRCLAQYASEVVAASWDSVIFDVGRESLVRVPMMEPERGTRKHVGQLFDRCESAKDLLETLTGG
- a CDS encoding ubiquitin-like protein Pup; translation: MATQEGGQTQHGKSHEEVEEATAQANPEVAERHAEITEDVDDLLDEIDSVLEENAEEFVRGYVQKGGE
- the prcB gene encoding proteasome subunit beta, with protein sequence MAAGFDPSGRLPDAFTNAGTSSFTAFLSKVAPEMLPGRRPLPPGMAADMAPHATTIVAMSAAGGVVMAGDRRATMGNLIAQRDIEKVHPADAYSLVGIAGTAGIGIELMRLFQVELEHYEKIEGAMLSLDGKANRLASMIRGNLGAAMQGLAVIPLFAGFDLAAGDPARAGRIFSFDVTGGPYEETGYDAIGSGSLFAKSALKKRFRAGQSIDDAVRLAVEALYDAADDDTATGGPDLTRRIYPVVMTATAEGTHRLTDAETAAIAESVVAGRMENPGG
- a CDS encoding endonuclease VII domain-containing protein; its protein translation is MRRHARRRAAASAGSDRRRDLRFRGRHSYCKPCHNACGKETAQRLYGGTREYHLRRRYGIGEKEFQELLAEQGGACAVCGDPDPEHVDHDHRTGWVRGILCFNCNGGLGQFRDSPVRLAGAITYLRGTTWQRALIHPGVYQMRSPTRGRPPSQRS